The following proteins are encoded in a genomic region of Methanosphaera sp. WGK6:
- a CDS encoding glycosyltransferase: MQVIPSLIMVILSVLLVGFSTKSSKINSTVSVVIPAFNEEKSIKHVIDTVKKVHDITEIIVVDDGSTDKTHEIVSKLDGVILLKHNSNKGKGSAIKTGLKKVTNDVVLFLDADLIQLNKIQVESIIKPILDGEADITKTKFKREAGRVTELTAKPLLQFFFPELSFEQPLSGQFAAIKSFLDTIDLEKDYGVDIGIVLDADAQGMRIREVDIGNVVHEMSTLQELNIMANEVVRTIVDRAIHYGRLTMMDELGSSIRMEIMGLSLITFGIFGLFFIQFITPIVSVLIIVVGLLISILYLIRIVKMSLKMYKQNKVPQKQLFNSFMHMHFPVIVSIVILLLIMVSLVGSVSISSNQISIEPASKNLVISTSSNPSTGVAVRGPYTVENALENEEHLIRLSTSALDTLQTQYGDYIYIGGEQYQLEQSLDGENDLIRMPEAARTQLELSPGTIIRDSNLKATFKDSYMIKNIKPNYDVLMDEAEKNNTTVAIDVNNTNISVGTSIVSQTHSEKILSVYINDTLTGKTSAALLDDTYNVYVNNIHYKSILLNESSSGLIYNGTYNTSTIKVVLEDSESNSTSIFANDNSLVKFLNININNPNHTGANSSTS, encoded by the coding sequence TTGCAAGTAATACCTTCATTAATCATGGTTATACTATCTGTACTATTAGTGGGATTTTCCACAAAATCTTCTAAAATAAATAGTACAGTATCAGTAGTAATTCCTGCTTTTAATGAAGAAAAATCAATAAAACATGTTATTGACACAGTAAAAAAAGTACATGATATTACTGAAATTATAGTGGTTGATGATGGATCTACTGATAAAACACATGAAATAGTATCTAAATTAGATGGAGTAATATTATTAAAACATAATTCTAATAAGGGAAAAGGTTCTGCTATAAAAACAGGACTTAAAAAAGTTACAAATGATGTTGTTTTATTTTTAGATGCAGATTTAATACAATTAAATAAAATTCAAGTGGAATCTATAATAAAACCAATACTCGATGGTGAAGCAGATATAACTAAGACTAAATTTAAACGAGAAGCAGGAAGAGTAACAGAACTCACAGCTAAACCATTATTACAGTTTTTCTTTCCAGAATTAAGTTTTGAACAACCATTAAGTGGACAATTCGCAGCTATAAAAAGTTTTTTAGATACTATTGATTTGGAAAAGGATTATGGTGTGGATATAGGTATAGTTCTTGATGCAGATGCACAGGGTATGAGAATACGAGAAGTAGATATTGGGAATGTTGTTCATGAAATGTCAACACTTCAAGAACTAAATATAATGGCTAATGAAGTTGTAAGAACTATAGTTGACAGAGCAATACATTATGGAAGATTAACCATGATGGATGAGTTAGGTAGTTCTATAAGAATGGAAATAATGGGATTATCTCTTATAACATTTGGAATATTTGGGTTATTTTTTATTCAATTTATCACACCAATAGTATCTGTTTTAATAATAGTTGTAGGATTATTAATTTCAATTCTATATCTTATTAGAATAGTGAAGATGTCCTTAAAGATGTATAAACAGAATAAAGTACCTCAAAAACAGTTATTTAATTCATTTATGCATATGCATTTTCCAGTAATAGTGTCAATCGTAATTCTATTATTAATTATGGTATCATTAGTAGGTTCTGTATCTATCTCTTCTAATCAAATATCTATTGAACCTGCAAGTAAAAACTTAGTTATAAGTACATCATCTAATCCAAGTACTGGAGTAGCAGTAAGAGGACCATATACTGTTGAAAATGCATTAGAAAATGAGGAACATCTTATTAGATTGTCCACATCGGCATTAGATACACTGCAAACACAATATGGGGATTATATATACATTGGAGGAGAACAATATCAACTAGAACAATCCTTAGATGGTGAAAATGATTTAATACGAATGCCAGAAGCTGCAAGAACACAATTGGAATTATCTCCAGGCACAATTATAAGGGATAGTAATCTTAAAGCAACTTTTAAGGATTCTTACATGATAAAAAATATAAAACCAAATTATGATGTATTAATGGATGAAGCAGAAAAAAATAATACTACTGTTGCAATTGATGTTAATAATACTAATATTAGTGTAGGAACAAGTATAGTATCTCAAACACATTCTGAAAAAATATTATCAGTATATATTAATGATACATTAACTGGAAAAACATCTGCAGCACTATTGGATGATACATATAATGTATATGTAAATAATATTCATTATAAAAGTATATTATTAAATGAATCATCATCAGGATTAATATATAATGGGACATATAATACATCTACTATTAAAGTAGTTTTAGAA